The Candidatus Hinthialibacter antarcticus genome has a segment encoding these proteins:
- the pth gene encoding aminoacyl-tRNA hydrolase, whose translation MWLFAGLGNPGAEYENTRHNVGFDLVDLLSQRWKVPVDQKGPTFLFGTGEFLDQPVALVKPMIYMNRSGVALRRLLNEPEFSLQETLVMYDEVHLPLGTLRMRRKGSHGGHNGLRSIIDNLQTDEAPRLRIGVGEPVGDWADYVLSPFSKKEREVIDDALINAIDAVETLLKDGIEKAMNQFNR comes from the coding sequence ATGTGGTTATTCGCGGGGTTGGGAAACCCTGGCGCCGAGTATGAAAACACCCGTCACAACGTCGGGTTCGATTTGGTCGATTTGCTTTCGCAACGCTGGAAAGTCCCGGTCGATCAAAAAGGCCCGACGTTTTTATTTGGCACGGGTGAATTTCTTGACCAGCCGGTTGCGTTGGTCAAGCCGATGATCTATATGAACCGCTCAGGCGTTGCTTTGCGCCGCTTGCTCAACGAGCCTGAGTTCTCCCTGCAAGAAACCCTGGTGATGTACGACGAAGTCCATCTACCGCTCGGTACGTTGCGTATGCGCCGAAAGGGAAGCCACGGCGGGCATAACGGCCTGCGTTCGATTATTGATAACTTGCAGACCGACGAGGCGCCCCGGCTGCGAATCGGTGTGGGCGAGCCGGTCGGCGATTGGGCGGACTATGTGTTAAGTCCGTTCTCAAAAAAAGAGCGCGAAGTGATCGACGACGCTCTCATCAACGCAATCGACGCCGTCGAAACGCTGCTCAAAGACGGCATCGAAAAAGCCATGAACCAATTCAATCGTTAA
- a CDS encoding 50S ribosomal protein L25: MKRMELPVQLRDRVGKGGARSTRRAGMLPAVVYGGSEESMAVSVDRRVLEKSLHGAESENILVNLKFSDSGNETLTLLRDTQHHPLRGSLDHVDFLRISIDKPITLTVPVATLGTAKGVKEGGVFELVQREIDIECLPLDIPDHIEVDISDLAVGDTLHVSDIPENPKYTILTALEDALATVTIPAVMSTETDEEGEEGEEGVEGEEGDAEGEDAKEEASK; encoded by the coding sequence ATGAAACGCATGGAATTGCCCGTTCAATTACGGGACCGAGTTGGTAAAGGCGGCGCCCGCAGTACGCGTCGCGCGGGGATGTTGCCTGCCGTGGTCTACGGCGGCAGCGAAGAATCAATGGCGGTGTCGGTTGATCGCCGCGTGCTTGAAAAGTCATTACATGGCGCCGAGTCAGAAAACATTCTGGTCAATCTGAAATTTTCAGATTCCGGCAATGAGACCTTGACGCTGTTGCGCGATACGCAACACCATCCACTGCGCGGTTCGCTCGACCATGTCGACTTTTTGCGCATCTCTATCGACAAGCCGATTACTCTGACCGTGCCCGTCGCGACGCTTGGCACAGCCAAGGGCGTCAAAGAAGGCGGCGTATTCGAGTTGGTGCAGCGCGAAATCGATATCGAATGTTTGCCGTTGGATATCCCCGACCACATCGAAGTCGATATCTCCGACTTAGCGGTTGGCGATACCTTGCACGTGTCGGATATCCCTGAGAACCCCAAATACACAATCTTGACCGCGCTTGAAGATGCTCTCGCGACAGTGACCATCCCGGCTGTTATGAGCACGGAAACCGATGAAGAGGGCGAAGAAGGCGAAGAAGGCGTCGAGGGTGAAGAAGGCGACGCCGAAGGCGAAGACGCAAAAGAAGAAGCGTCCAAATAA
- the glmU gene encoding bifunctional UDP-N-acetylglucosamine diphosphorylase/glucosamine-1-phosphate N-acetyltransferase GlmU produces MSKATKPISSIILAAGDGTRMRSKQPKSLHRVCGRPMIVHILRSLDGLIDRKNVVVIGFANEMVRDALNGFNVDFAVQEERKGTGHAVLCAKPLLDLKEQSDVMVLVGDAPLLTRQTIEKIVDRHRHQDASATVLTTEMDDPSGYGRILRSGDNAVMSIVEDKDANMYEKKINEINTGIYMFDSQDLFWALDQIKPDNNQGEYYLTDVIHIMVKEKKRVEAWVTKDPSETMGINNRIQFALAERIMRSRILERLMLSGVTIVDPSTTFIDDSVSIGIDTIIHPNTFLIGKTQIGQGCEIGPLTQVEECEINDGCRINSSYLRGCTIPRGMSIGPFANLQHNQVTYPNDIKNETE; encoded by the coding sequence ATGAGTAAGGCAACCAAACCGATATCGTCAATCATACTGGCCGCCGGCGACGGCACCCGTATGCGCTCTAAGCAGCCCAAATCGCTTCACCGCGTTTGCGGCCGCCCCATGATCGTCCACATCCTGCGCAGCCTGGATGGACTCATTGACCGCAAGAATGTAGTCGTCATTGGTTTCGCGAACGAAATGGTGCGCGACGCCTTAAACGGCTTCAACGTTGACTTCGCCGTCCAGGAAGAACGCAAAGGCACCGGACACGCCGTTCTCTGCGCCAAGCCGCTTTTAGATTTAAAAGAACAAAGCGACGTGATGGTCTTAGTGGGCGACGCTCCATTATTGACTCGCCAGACCATTGAAAAAATCGTTGACCGCCACCGCCACCAGGACGCATCCGCCACGGTGTTGACCACCGAGATGGATGACCCCTCTGGCTACGGACGCATATTGCGCAGCGGCGACAACGCCGTCATGTCAATCGTCGAAGACAAAGACGCCAATATGTATGAGAAGAAGATCAATGAGATCAACACGGGAATTTATATGTTTGATTCTCAAGACCTCTTCTGGGCGCTCGATCAAATCAAGCCGGACAATAACCAAGGCGAATATTACCTGACCGACGTCATTCATATTATGGTCAAAGAAAAAAAACGCGTCGAAGCCTGGGTGACCAAAGACCCGTCAGAAACCATGGGCATTAACAACCGCATCCAGTTTGCGCTGGCTGAGCGCATCATGCGCAGCCGCATTCTTGAACGGCTGATGTTGTCGGGCGTGACCATTGTCGATCCGTCCACCACGTTTATCGACGACAGCGTTAGTATTGGCATTGACACCATCATTCACCCCAATACATTTTTGATCGGCAAAACCCAAATCGGCCAGGGATGTGAAATTGGTCCATTGACCCAGGTGGAAGAATGTGAAATCAATGACGGCTGCCGCATCAATAGTTCGTATTTGCGTGGATGCACCATCCCGCGCGGCATGAGCATTGGGCCGTTCGCCAATTTGCAGCACAATCAAGTGACATACCCAAATGACATAAAAAATGAAACAGAATAA
- a CDS encoding type II secretion system protein, which yields MGKKAFTLIELLIVVAIIGILAAIAVPNFLNAQIRAKAARTFSDLRTLHDQVSIRQLDTGLWLIDGNDSGDSINPEGCKYPSHLGQAFGKTCGNSNVVCNGIGDNFFDGRIWAQLTTPVNYMGSIPTDPFANGMFYGYEDRDCANGEGRNNHWLMFAAGPDGDHGDWIDRNAEAYNPSNGVTSNGDIWRAHVFKDSFFTTEFLGITIVTF from the coding sequence ATGGGGAAGAAAGCGTTTACATTAATTGAACTTCTGATTGTCGTCGCCATCATCGGCATCCTCGCAGCAATCGCCGTACCGAACTTCTTGAACGCACAGATTCGCGCCAAAGCGGCCCGTACGTTCTCTGACCTCCGCACATTGCATGACCAGGTCAGCATTCGCCAATTAGACACTGGCCTTTGGTTGATCGACGGAAACGACTCTGGCGACAGTATCAATCCAGAAGGCTGCAAATACCCAAGCCATCTTGGTCAAGCATTCGGCAAGACATGCGGAAACTCCAATGTGGTTTGCAATGGAATTGGCGATAACTTCTTTGATGGACGCATTTGGGCGCAATTGACGACCCCAGTGAACTACATGGGCTCCATTCCAACCGATCCCTTTGCTAACGGCATGTTTTACGGTTACGAAGACCGTGACTGCGCGAACGGCGAAGGACGCAACAACCACTGGTTGATGTTTGCCGCCGGCCCTGACGGCGACCACGGCGACTGGATCGACCGTAACGCCGAAGCCTATAACCCCTCAAACGGCGTCACCTCAAATGGCGACATCTGGCGCGCCCACGTCTTCAAAGACAGTTTCTTCACCACCGAATTTTTGGGCATCACCATCGTTACCTTCTAA
- a CDS encoding prepilin-type N-terminal cleavage/methylation domain-containing protein translates to MLKKQGFTLIELLIVVAIIGILAAIAVPNFLNAQIRAKVARSYSDMRATSTAVAIFNTDRGMMLVDIRDDDTDIGQKRIQEEFSGVGWNGGGGNRNNLAVLSPLTTPVAYMGSLPISPFVNSSLFTISGGNNEAYGRIGNQYYAYWDNDPEIKEPAGNNHNDWNLAALSNYVSNFTPWSYVFITFGPSAGTDNTTNTLEPYQPSNGITSAGEIFLFNSGTNNENVQRIN, encoded by the coding sequence ATGTTAAAAAAGCAAGGTTTTACGCTGATTGAACTACTGATCGTTGTTGCCATTATCGGAATTTTGGCCGCAATCGCCGTTCCCAACTTTTTGAATGCGCAGATTCGCGCCAAAGTCGCGCGTAGTTATTCTGACATGCGGGCGACATCAACGGCGGTGGCTATTTTTAATACGGATCGAGGCATGATGCTGGTTGATATCCGTGACGATGATACGGATATTGGACAAAAACGCATTCAGGAAGAATTCTCCGGCGTGGGCTGGAACGGCGGCGGCGGCAACCGAAATAACTTAGCCGTATTGTCTCCATTAACGACCCCAGTCGCCTATATGGGGAGCCTACCGATTTCACCATTTGTTAATTCCAGTTTGTTCACAATCAGCGGTGGAAACAATGAAGCCTACGGACGAATTGGCAACCAGTATTACGCCTATTGGGACAATGACCCTGAAATCAAAGAACCAGCCGGCAATAATCATAATGACTGGAACCTCGCCGCGCTATCAAACTATGTCAGTAATTTTACTCCCTGGAGCTACGTTTTCATTACCTTTGGCCCCTCGGCTGGAACGGACAACACGACCAACACGCTTGAACCCTACCAACCGTCAAATGGAATCACCAGCGCTGGCGAAATCTTCTTATTTAACAGCGGCACCAACAACGAGAACGTGCAGAGAATCAACTAA
- a CDS encoding prepilin-type N-terminal cleavage/methylation domain-containing protein, producing the protein MNRKKAFTLIELLIVVAIIGILAAIAVPNFLNAQMRAKITRVKADFRTASTGFSMYQLDRNAHPPDPGGPCVDWQAYARLTTPIAYVSSLEMFRDFFTNEGAEGAIGAACDLTFYDYGQVPYIAESGVGYVVISFGPDRDLDMGWNAGSMDALKSMEGSRLTFLYDASNGLVSSGDLILSALGVHNR; encoded by the coding sequence ATGAATCGGAAAAAAGCATTTACGCTGATTGAACTTCTCATCGTTGTAGCTATTATCGGGATTCTAGCGGCGATCGCCGTCCCTAACTTTTTGAACGCGCAAATGCGGGCGAAAATCACTCGCGTCAAGGCTGATTTTCGTACCGCCAGCACGGGATTTTCGATGTATCAATTGGATCGCAACGCCCACCCTCCCGATCCGGGCGGCCCCTGCGTAGACTGGCAAGCATACGCCAGACTGACAACGCCAATCGCGTACGTCAGCAGTTTGGAAATGTTCCGCGACTTTTTCACCAATGAAGGCGCGGAGGGTGCGATTGGCGCGGCGTGCGACCTGACGTTTTATGATTATGGCCAAGTGCCATACATCGCCGAGTCGGGCGTTGGATATGTGGTAATCAGTTTTGGTCCTGACCGCGACCTTGATATGGGATGGAACGCAGGCTCAATGGACGCGTTGAAAAGCATGGAAGGCAGTAGGCTTACATTTCTCTATGACGCATCAAACGGACTGGTTTCATCGGGCGATTTAATTTTGTCCGCGTTGGGCGTTCATAATAGATAA